GCATACATTGATAGTACTGGTGGAATGATTGAAGCCGATGGAAAACCAATCAGGCATGTAGTCACATTTGGGCAGGACATGTGGTATTGGGGTTATAAGGTGCTATGCCACGAAACACTCCACTTATTTGGATTACCCGACTTATACGCATTTGAACCTATAATTGTTGAGTCAAAGCTTGAGTGGCACTATTATGTAGGCGGCTGGAGTCTGATGGGTCTTATCAGTGGACATGCTCCGGACCTATTTGCCTGGGAAAAATGGAAGCTTGGTTGGATTAGCGATACACAAGTCAATGTTGTCACACTAGCTGGCACAACCTGGCATAATTTAACCCCCGTAGAGCGGGCAGGTGGAATAAAGATGGTTGTAATACGCATAGGATACACCACAGCCTACGTTATTGAGAGCCGTAGACCTTTAGGCAATGATTGGAAAGCAAAAGACAGCGGAGTTCTAATATATAAGGTAGATTCAAGTGTGCAGAGCGGCTATGGACCGATTCGTGTTTTCGATGCCTATCCAAGAGAAGACCGATGGCCAAGCAGAGACCTTGACCATGCGTGTTTTGGAACTATTGAAGGAAAAAACAGCACTTTCATTGATGAGAAGACTGGTATAACTGTTAAAGTTATATACCAAGATGATGAACATGAACATGACCTTATTGAAGTGACTCTATCAAAGGATCTATGGACTTAATAGATAATCTCACTTAAAAGCGTATGCCCATTGACAGTGCAATCTTAAGTTAACGAGGGAATTTATTGTTGAAATCAATATGGGGAGATTAAATTTTGAGCGCTCAAGGATAGAATTGGAGGGAAGAAGCGAAGTCGTCTCAGCGCTTATTTCAGAGATATAAGATACCAGTATAGTTGTACCTGCTATAATAATTGAAGGAGTTTTCTTTCAATCATTTAAAGATAATCATCTTTAAATTTGGTCGTTGCAACCAATGTAGTATAATTATTACCGGTGAGGAGTTAGGGCTGGATTAACCGCCCAGTACTCGTGGCTATTTCGGCTGGGGCTGCGCAGTTATGTAGGCGTGGCAGAGTACTTGTCATAAAGAGATGTAACGATGATTTCTCAAAATAATGAAAACTTAATGAGAATTTAGTTTATAAGTGGTTAGTTAAGGAACCTAATCCGCCAGTATTCGTAAATAGACACTGCCTCAAAGCATTTTTATACAATACTAAAATTATAGGATTAGAGTAACAGTTGAACGTTTAACGGTAAATCTCCGCATCCTCTTTAAGTTATGTCTTAAACTGTTTTATTCTAAATTCTTAAATAGCCATGATAGATCTGGCGGGTTCCCTCTCTTATTGGCTCTCTCAGCAAGCGCATGTGCTATTATGGGCAGAGCTATTGTTGCATCACAGTAGCATTGCACATTTCTTCCCTTCTTATCTTCTTTCCCCCAGCTTATGGCTTCCTCGAATGTGCAGCCGGATAAGCCGCCCCATTGCGGGGAATCAGTAGTTATTTGTATAGCATATTTATGTGGAAGAGCCTTTCCATATTTCCCTTCATCGGTTACGCCGCTTCCAATAGCTGTTAGCTGAATGAAGTCCTTGGGAACCCCTCCGCCTATGTATATTACGCCAGTTTCCTTAGAGAGACTTTTTATTCTAACAAGTTGTTCAAAATCCTTCATTTGATCTATTGTTATGTCAAATTTACCTTTACTTCTCCTTTTATTCACTATGTAAGCCATTCCATATGCACTATCAACTATCGCCGGACAGAATACTGGAACATTATTCTCATAGGCTGTTGCAACAATACTCTTTATACCGAGACCTGATAAATGTTTACCAAATAAATGTAGGAATTCAGCTGAAGAATATTTGTAGTCTGGTTTAAGCCCCATCATAAAATCCGCTATTAAATATTCCATCTCTTCATATTCTAGCTCATCAGCAAAAACATCATAGAATCTATCTATTTTATACTTTGCAAGATCCTCATCGTCAACTAAATGGTGACCCTGCCAATATGTACCTCCCATAGCCTCTAAAATATCTTCAGAAATGTTTGCACCAGTCGAAACAACAACATCTACAAAGCGCTTTTCAATAAGCCAATTAACAATTTTCCATTGCCCAGTGGTGCTCATTGACCCAGCATAACCAAAAAATATTGTTACATTATCCCTAAGCATCTCGCTCCAAACCTCAACAACCTCTCCTAATTTTCTACCCTGAAAACCAGTTTTAGCCATTTCAGATAATAATTCAGAAATCTTCTTCGGAGTCTTAACCTCTATAGACTCAAGTTTCTTTACAAAATATGGTGTCACCCTCTTCCCCTTAATCACCTCTCCTTCACCTCTTTAAATATCCTAAATAATATTACCAATTTTACAAGCAATATTTTAGCTTTAGCCATAAATTATCTTGATGAATTTCACCTAAAAATTTCCAAATCTAAATAGGACAAATAAGCGAAAAATTGGATGCGCTGAAGAAGATAACCTATGTTTTTCTAAATTTTTTGGATAGAATTTTGTTTATGCCATTTATCATCGCCTCAACACTAGCCATTACTATATCCTCTCTTGCTCCTCTGGCTGAAACAACATTCCCGTCTTTATCCTCAACCTTTATTATGACTTCGGCAACAGCATCTGAGCCGCCAGTTAAGGCTTCAAGCCTATATTCAGTTAACCTAACATTAGCCAATCTATCCGTGATCTTTTGTATGGCCTTGATTGCCGCGTCCACTGGACCCACACCAGTTTCAGCGGCAACGTATTCCTTACCGTCGACAATAAGCTTCACCGAAGCTGTTGGAATCACCCTTATACCCGTCACAACAGCTAAATCGCTCAGCTCAACAATTTTCTCCTCGGAGGTTTTACCCATGACAGCTCTAGCAATAGCAAATAAGTCGGCGTCTGTAACCGTTTTCCCTTTATCACCAAGCTCCTTAACCCGCATAACAATCTCCTTTAATTGCTCCTCTGTCGGGTGGAAGCCAGCCTCCTCAAGCTCGGCCTTAATACCATGTTTACCAGCATGCTTTCCAGCTATAAGTTTACGCCGTCTTCCAACAAGATCCGGACTGAACGGCTCAAATGTAAGAGGCTTAACAACAACACCCTTTGTGTGTATACCAGATTCATGCGCAAAAGCATTCTCGCCAACAATCGCCTTATTTGGTTGAATAACCACGCCAGTTAATCTTGAAACCATCTTTGATGTCTCATAAATGAGCTTAGTATTTATCCGCGTCTTCTTATTATAGAGTAAATGTAAGCCTAAGACTACTTCTTCTAAGGCTGCATTTCCAGCTCTCTCACCTAAACCATTAACAGTCACATGAATCTGCGTTGCCCCACCTTCAACCCCGGCGAGAGAGTTTGCCACGGCAAGCCCAAAATCATTATGACAGTGAACACTTAATGGAACCTTGAGAAAACTTCTCATCTCTCTAATTAATCGTTCCATTGCTTTCGGCGTCATTATACCGACCGTGTCCGGTATATTTATGTAGTCTGCTCCTGCATTTTCAGCAGCTTTACAAACTTTTTTCAAAAATTCCATATCTGTTCTGGTAGCATCCATAGGTGAAAACTCGCATATAACGCCATGATCCTTAATATATTGGACTGAATCGACCGCTGTCTCTATCACTTGCTCAGGGGTCATATTTAAAGCATATTTCATTTGAATATCAGATGTTGATATAAATGTGTGAATATATTTGACATCACATCGAAGAGCTGCGTCTATGTCGCTTCTCAACGCTCTAGACAAAGCGCAAACATGAGCCCTTAAGCCAGCGTTCGCGATCTCCTTTACAGCTCTTTCTTCACCCTTAGATGCTGAGGGGAAGCCAGCTTCAATAACATCTACACCAAGCTTGTCAAGCTGTAATGCTATCTCCATCTTCTCCTCAGGCGTTAATGATACACCAGGAGTCTGTTCCCCATCACGGAGGGTTGTATCAAAAATTCTTATATATTCAGATTCTATAGAGACACCTCAACTAAATTTTTAATTCCACTATTTCGTTAGCTATCGCTTCACCCATTTCAAGAGTTTTTAATTTTCCACCTAAATCTGGAACTGATAAACCCTTCTTTAACGCTTCTATTACACCAGTCTCTATTGCTTCAGCAGCTCTAAAACATATTTGATCATTATATTTTTCACTAAGCCAATCGAGCATCATTTTCGCTGCAAGTATCATTGAGCATGGATTAGCTGTATGCTTGCCGACCCTTGTAGGCGCCGATCCATGAACTGGCTCAAATATTGCGAAGTTGTCACCTATGTTTCCGCCTGGAGCCATTCCTAGTCCACCAACTAGCTGAGCGGCTTCATCAGATAATATATCCCCAAACATATTTGTTGTTACAATCACATCAAAATTTTGGGGCTCTTTAATAAGTCTCATGGAAGCGGCGTCAACATATTGTTCATCAAACGTTATATTAGGATATTCTTTAGCAACTTCACGGCAAACCTCTGCAAATAAACCACATGTCAAGCGCATAACATTTGCCTTATGCACGGCTGTCACCCTTCTCTTTTTATTCCTTCTTAAGGCTATTTCAAAGGCTTTTCTGGCTATGCGCTCACATCCTCTCCGAGTAATAACCCTTAACCCCACCGCGGTATCCCTGTCAAGTTTAAACTCAAAGCCCTTATACAAATCCTCAGTATTCTCCCTAACAATAATAATATCTATATCGTCTCTCAGGCATGGAACATTTGGATAAGACTTTATTGGCCGTATATTGGCGTATAAATCAAACATCATCCTAAGTCTAACTATTACGTCAGCAGCAGTTTCGCCAACTGGACCCTTTAAACAAGCATGCGACTCTCTTATAGCCTTAATTGTTTCTTCGGGCAGCGCTATTCCCCTCCTTTTATAGCATTCATCCCCGGCTTCCAACTCAATAAACTCTAAGTTTAAGTTAAATTTTCTTTGAACTGCTCTTAAAATATACTTTGTTGTTTCAGTCAACTCTGGTCCTATACCATCGCCTGGAATTAGGGCAATTCTATACTTCAACCTTATCACCTGCTCCAATAACTTTTATTAAATGCTCAATTAACCCCCCGTCCCTAATAATTTCTAGAATAAAATCTGGAAGCTTATCTGCCCTAATAATTTTACCAGTTGTTTCATTAATTATTTCCCCCTCATTAAGCATAACCGTCAGCATGTCACCATCTTTAACAAATTCGGAAACATTAGGGGCTTCAAGAACCGGTAAACCTATATTTATCGCATTCCTATAGAAGATTCGTGCAAAGGATTCAGCAATTATACATTTTACCCCAGCATATTTGAGTGCTATGGGAGCTTGTTCACGGCTTGAGCCGCAACCAAAGTTTCTTCCAGCGACAATAATTACACCTTCCCTAGCTTTTTTAGGAAAATCCGGGTCTATGCTCTCCATAGCATGTTTAGCCAGCTCGTTTGGATCGAGTGATGTCAAATATTTACTTGGAATTATAATGTCCGTGTTTATATTGTCACCATACTTAATAGCCTTGCCGTAAACTTTCATTTCAATTCCTCCGTAAACCTTCTTGGATCAGTTATTTTACCCTCTACAGCTGACGCTGCAACTGTTGCTGGTGAAGCCAAGTATATTTCAGCTTCGGAACTACCCATCCTACCGATGAAATTTCTATTTGATGAGCTTATGCATACTTCACCTGCAGTAAGCAAAC
The window above is part of the Candidatus Bathyarchaeia archaeon genome. Proteins encoded here:
- a CDS encoding M6 family metalloprotease domain-containing protein, with translation MSKRIIRAIIIFIVIVAATFVFLYYMRMVSLIRQVTPQTHNSEKSTSVELGKLPSVTGWIDEGHNTNYSIFLRPLGALKAVMLFVDFPNAPATQAPNGYQDTQSYYERLAPAREWFLNSSYGLLNLEITPINQWYHMSRNDYEYGFTRGLTWEAHVEYIKEVIKLADNDVDFSNYDIIYIVPTKNADGITYSPAYIDSTGGMIEADGKPIRHVVTFGQDMWYWGYKVLCHETLHLFGLPDLYAFEPIIVESKLEWHYYVGGWSLMGLISGHAPDLFAWEKWKLGWISDTQVNVVTLAGTTWHNLTPVERAGGIKMVVIRIGYTTAYVIESRRPLGNDWKAKDSGVLIYKVDSSVQSGYGPIRVFDAYPREDRWPSRDLDHACFGTIEGKNSTFIDEKTGITVKVIYQDDEHEHDLIEVTLSKDLWT
- a CDS encoding deoxyhypusine synthase, translated to MIKGKRVTPYFVKKLESIEVKTPKKISELLSEMAKTGFQGRKLGEVVEVWSEMLRDNVTIFFGYAGSMSTTGQWKIVNWLIEKRFVDVVVSTGANISEDILEAMGGTYWQGHHLVDDEDLAKYKIDRFYDVFADELEYEEMEYLIADFMMGLKPDYKYSSAEFLHLFGKHLSGLGIKSIVATAYENNVPVFCPAIVDSAYGMAYIVNKRRSKGKFDITIDQMKDFEQLVRIKSLSKETGVIYIGGGVPKDFIQLTAIGSGVTDEGKYGKALPHKYAIQITTDSPQWGGLSGCTFEEAISWGKEDKKGRNVQCYCDATIALPIIAHALAERANKRGNPPDLSWLFKNLE
- a CDS encoding 2-isopropylmalate synthase, with translation MESEYIRIFDTTLRDGEQTPGVSLTPEEKMEIALQLDKLGVDVIEAGFPSASKGEERAVKEIANAGLRAHVCALSRALRSDIDAALRCDVKYIHTFISTSDIQMKYALNMTPEQVIETAVDSVQYIKDHGVICEFSPMDATRTDMEFLKKVCKAAENAGADYINIPDTVGIMTPKAMERLIREMRSFLKVPLSVHCHNDFGLAVANSLAGVEGGATQIHVTVNGLGERAGNAALEEVVLGLHLLYNKKTRINTKLIYETSKMVSRLTGVVIQPNKAIVGENAFAHESGIHTKGVVVKPLTFEPFSPDLVGRRRKLIAGKHAGKHGIKAELEEAGFHPTEEQLKEIVMRVKELGDKGKTVTDADLFAIARAVMGKTSEEKIVELSDLAVVTGIRVIPTASVKLIVDGKEYVAAETGVGPVDAAIKAIQKITDRLANVRLTEYRLEALTGGSDAVAEVIIKVEDKDGNVVSARGAREDIVMASVEAMINGINKILSKKFRKT
- a CDS encoding isocitrate/isopropylmalate dehydrogenase family protein, yielding MKYRIALIPGDGIGPELTETTKYILRAVQRKFNLNLEFIELEAGDECYKRRGIALPEETIKAIRESHACLKGPVGETAADVIVRLRMMFDLYANIRPIKSYPNVPCLRDDIDIIIVRENTEDLYKGFEFKLDRDTAVGLRVITRRGCERIARKAFEIALRRNKKRRVTAVHKANVMRLTCGLFAEVCREVAKEYPNITFDEQYVDAASMRLIKEPQNFDVIVTTNMFGDILSDEAAQLVGGLGMAPGGNIGDNFAIFEPVHGSAPTRVGKHTANPCSMILAAKMMLDWLSEKYNDQICFRAAEAIETGVIEALKKGLSVPDLGGKLKTLEMGEAIANEIVELKI
- a CDS encoding 3-isopropylmalate dehydratase small subunit — encoded protein: MKVYGKAIKYGDNINTDIIIPSKYLTSLDPNELAKHAMESIDPDFPKKAREGVIIVAGRNFGCGSSREQAPIALKYAGVKCIIAESFARIFYRNAINIGLPVLEAPNVSEFVKDGDMLTVMLNEGEIINETTGKIIRADKLPDFILEIIRDGGLIEHLIKVIGAGDKVEV